A single genomic interval of Aedes aegypti strain LVP_AGWG chromosome 1, AaegL5.0 Primary Assembly, whole genome shotgun sequence harbors:
- the LOC110674277 gene encoding uncharacterized protein LOC110674277: protein MVLELIETDRNSPQHSAVVGKFLKRQGFNHFTEIEKLGKFRFKIATTEEQRLKRTKLDEGNLRIYERKNMNQTIAFIREVTLSFEEAEMLENIEADVPVLKVQRIKIRGRNKELLDTYNVKATDEGHQVPNRIHVYGCSFRAELCIFPIRQCKNCWRYGHGAKLCTPRTRCAACGGGHEVSVCDKDAKCPNCKRGHKADDPECRRIGLNCCRKKAKPTRSRDSAMIYKQLRATGHHSEIDPQAQPTGERKAENGKQGSPTKTNPAPHKRIATPGAASARKPP from the exons ATGGTCCTAGAGCTGATCGAGACCGACAGGAACTCGCCTCAACATTCAGCAGTAGTAGGAAAGTTCCTCAAACGGCAGGGATTCAACCACTTCACGGAAATCGAAAAGCTTGGAAAGTTCCGGTTCAAGATCGCCACCACGGAGGAGCAGAGACTGAAAAGGACGAAACTGGACGAAGGAAACCTACGGATCTACGAACGGAAAAACATGAACCAAACCATAGCATTTATAAGAGAGGTGACGCTCAGCTTCGAGGAGGCGGAAATGCTGGAGAACATCGAGGCCGATGTCCCGGTTTTGAAGGTCCAAAGGATAAAGATAAGAGGAAGAAACAAGGAACTGCTGGACACCTACAACGTCAAAGCAACGGACGAAGGACATCAAGTGCCGAACAGGATCCATGTGTACGGCTGCAGCTTTAGGGCAGAACTGTGCATTTTCCCGATCAGACAGTGCAAGAACTGCTGGAGATACGGCCACGGAGCCAAGTTATGCACACCCAGAACTCGCTGCGCCGCATGTGGAGGAGGACATGAAGTGTCAGTCTGCGACAAGGACGCGAAGTGTCCCAACTGCAAGCGAGGGCATAAAGCAGATGACCCAGAAT GTCGGAGAATCGGTTTGAACTGCTGCAGGAAGAAGGCGAAGCCGACCCGTTCCCGAGACTCGGCGATGATCTACAAACAGCTTCGCGCTACAGGACATCACAGCGAAATTGATCCACAAGCACAGCCAACAGGCGAGAGGAAGGCCGAGAATGGCAAACAAGGCAGCCCTACGAAGACGAACCCTGCACCTCACAAGAGGATCGCTACACCCGGAGCTGCCAGTGCCCGGAAACCCCCATAA